The proteins below come from a single Acidobacteriota bacterium genomic window:
- the aroF gene encoding 3-deoxy-7-phosphoheptulonate synthase, with product MIISMRPHATKEEIDYVCERIREFGYKVHSIEGEERVVIGVIGVGDVTACLESLEATPGVERAVRISAPYKFVSKEFKQERSRIRVNGSEIGGDEFVVMAGPCSVESEKQILETAEAVAAAGAKVLRGGAFKPRTSPYDFQGLALEGLKLLAKAREATGLAIVTEVMSEGDVDAVAEYADVMQVGARNMQNFSLLKALGKCTRPVLLKRGMSSTIKELLMSAEYITAHGNSNVILCERGIRTFETATRNTCDIAAVPVLRELTHLPVILDPSHATGKRSLVPALSRAAVAIGADGLIVEVHPRPEKAMSDGAQSLRTEQFATMMQDLEPYIRLWKEDRVSAAAAATV from the coding sequence ATGATCATTTCCATGCGGCCGCATGCCACCAAAGAAGAGATTGACTACGTTTGCGAGCGGATACGTGAATTCGGATATAAGGTGCATTCCATCGAGGGTGAAGAAAGGGTGGTGATTGGCGTGATTGGCGTAGGTGACGTTACGGCTTGCCTGGAATCACTGGAGGCGACTCCCGGAGTTGAGCGGGCAGTGCGGATTTCAGCACCCTACAAGTTCGTCAGTAAGGAATTCAAGCAAGAGCGTTCACGGATTCGAGTGAATGGTTCAGAAATCGGCGGCGACGAATTTGTAGTGATGGCCGGACCCTGTTCAGTGGAAAGCGAGAAGCAGATCCTCGAAACTGCCGAGGCCGTTGCGGCCGCCGGGGCTAAAGTGCTGCGTGGAGGCGCCTTTAAGCCGCGGACCTCGCCATATGACTTCCAGGGCCTGGCGCTCGAAGGACTCAAGCTGCTGGCTAAAGCGCGCGAAGCCACGGGCTTAGCCATTGTGACGGAAGTGATGAGCGAGGGCGACGTTGATGCAGTGGCGGAGTATGCCGATGTGATGCAGGTGGGTGCGCGCAACATGCAGAACTTCTCACTGCTGAAGGCGCTGGGCAAATGTACGCGGCCGGTGTTGCTGAAGCGCGGCATGAGCTCAACCATCAAGGAGCTGCTGATGTCGGCCGAATATATCACGGCACATGGCAATTCCAACGTGATTCTCTGCGAGCGCGGCATCCGTACTTTTGAGACGGCCACACGCAACACCTGCGACATTGCGGCCGTGCCGGTACTCAGGGAATTGACACACCTGCCGGTGATCCTTGATCCCAGCCACGCCACTGGCAAGCGGAGCCTGGTGCCCGCTCTCTCACGGGCAGCCGTTGCCATTGGGGCGGACGGCCTAATCGTTGAGGTTCACCCCCGACCTGAAAAGGCCATGAGCGACGGGGCCCAATCCCTTAGGACTGAACAGTTTGCCACTATGATGCAGGATCTGGAGCCTTATATCCGGCTCTGGAAGGAGGATCGCGTTTCAGCCGCCGCTGCTGCTACCGTCTAG
- a CDS encoding B12-binding domain-containing radical SAM protein, which produces MAKVILVNPSMSTVGYSFITPRWLFVIAQATPLELVGNPILVDESIEKFNPGIVGPGDIVGIGITTGNCIPGYRVLREAKARGATVIMGGIHATIFPQEPLQMGADAVVTGSGEAVWAQAVQDALQKRLKQQYAGGRIAGEEMRKARWDLLDPTKYVFPSVQTVAGCPENCSFCSVWVTEGRRPRQRLGSKVIEEVNELHDLGFRYIVFADDNFNPATLGRIAREPGANKKREFEKLREERLEFFDEYDRSVPKDMYAFAQMTTEATTDEEYLRAMYQKMRIRVALIGVESFSEEGLRSAGKLWNPVGERMVQSIQKIQDSGIFVLSSIICGLESDTIQTIRTMRDFATESGTLFAQFTVFNPYPGTKDFYEMMGDRRNLANPGFHPKHQTQLLYDDYWLKALRPVDIIKHPNMTKNELHTENKKCWDSFYSLGESFKRSRCGSARGWSVPARLTYLLVCLLFKRAYAGYGMAADSVRRKQNGTVTKVMIKAAVSAYNRFHREKHMRLRMRMMPAPLAATDGALEGLRLPEESGVRGD; this is translated from the coding sequence TTGGCAAAAGTTATTCTGGTTAACCCTTCCATGTCCACCGTGGGCTACAGCTTTATTACGCCGCGGTGGCTTTTTGTAATTGCTCAGGCCACACCCCTTGAACTGGTGGGCAATCCGATTCTGGTGGATGAATCCATCGAGAAGTTCAATCCCGGGATCGTCGGCCCCGGAGATATCGTCGGGATTGGCATCACCACAGGCAACTGCATTCCCGGGTATAGGGTATTAAGAGAAGCGAAGGCGCGGGGCGCAACCGTGATTATGGGAGGAATTCATGCCACGATTTTCCCCCAGGAACCCTTGCAGATGGGCGCCGACGCCGTGGTGACCGGCAGCGGAGAAGCGGTGTGGGCGCAAGCCGTCCAGGACGCGCTTCAAAAGCGTTTGAAACAGCAATATGCAGGCGGGCGAATCGCCGGGGAGGAGATGCGCAAAGCAAGATGGGACCTTCTTGACCCCACCAAATACGTTTTCCCTTCCGTTCAAACTGTCGCCGGCTGCCCGGAAAACTGCAGCTTCTGTTCCGTCTGGGTAACGGAAGGGCGGCGGCCGCGCCAGCGTCTGGGCTCTAAAGTCATCGAGGAAGTGAACGAGCTCCACGATCTGGGCTTTCGGTACATCGTGTTTGCGGACGATAATTTCAATCCGGCGACGCTGGGAAGGATCGCTCGGGAGCCCGGCGCAAACAAGAAGCGGGAATTTGAAAAACTCCGCGAAGAACGCCTGGAGTTTTTTGACGAATACGACCGCTCTGTGCCGAAAGACATGTACGCCTTTGCCCAGATGACGACCGAGGCAACAACCGATGAAGAATACTTGCGGGCGATGTACCAGAAGATGCGCATCAGAGTGGCGCTGATCGGTGTGGAGTCGTTTTCAGAAGAAGGATTGCGGAGCGCCGGGAAGCTGTGGAATCCGGTCGGTGAGAGAATGGTCCAGTCTATCCAGAAAATCCAGGACAGTGGCATCTTCGTTTTGAGCTCGATCATCTGCGGCCTTGAATCCGACACGATCCAGACCATCCGGACCATGAGGGATTTTGCGACAGAGTCCGGTACCTTGTTTGCGCAGTTTACGGTTTTCAACCCCTACCCCGGCACCAAAGATTTTTACGAAATGATGGGCGACCGGAGGAATCTTGCAAATCCGGGCTTCCATCCCAAACATCAAACTCAACTCCTCTATGACGACTACTGGCTGAAAGCTCTGAGGCCGGTGGACATCATCAAGCATCCGAACATGACCAAGAATGAGTTGCACACCGAAAATAAGAAGTGCTGGGACAGTTTTTACTCGCTGGGCGAGAGTTTCAAACGGAGCCGGTGCGGATCCGCCAGAGGATGGTCCGTGCCGGCGCGGCTGACATATCTCCTGGTCTGCCTGCTGTTCAAGCGGGCTTACGCGGGCTACGGGATGGCAGCCGATAGCGTGCGAAGAAAGCAAAACGGGACGGTGACCAAGGTGATGATCAAGGCCGCCGTGAGCGCTTACAACCGCTTCCATCGCGAGAAACATATGCGATTAAGGATGCGCATGATGCCCGCTCCGCTGGCGGCAACGGACGGCGCACTGGAAGGATTGCGGCTGCCCGAAGAGTCTGGCGTGCGCGGGGATTAA
- a CDS encoding cupin domain-containing protein, translated as MASPAKLVELVDYQEGSVVSRTLIDKKSGTVTLFAFDETQGLSEHTAPYDATVCLLEGSAEILISGRPHNVQEGEVIILPANEPHALKALKRFKMLLIMIRS; from the coding sequence ATAGCATCGCCGGCAAAACTGGTTGAATTGGTTGATTACCAGGAAGGCTCAGTCGTGAGCAGGACCCTGATCGATAAGAAATCAGGAACGGTCACCCTGTTCGCGTTCGACGAAACGCAAGGCTTGAGCGAACACACCGCGCCATACGATGCAACGGTTTGTCTACTGGAAGGTAGCGCAGAGATTCTCATATCGGGCAGGCCTCATAATGTGCAGGAAGGTGAAGTCATCATTCTGCCGGCGAATGAGCCTCATGCACTAAAAGCCCTCAAGAGATTCAAGATGCTCTTGATCATGATCCGATCTTGA
- a CDS encoding aldo/keto reductase, with translation MEFRPLGESGIEASVVGLGAWAIGGWMWGGTDERKSVEAIQASIDAGINFIDTAPAYGMGLSETIVGKAIGDRRQQVVVATKCGIVWHTDKGTPFISQNGRTMHRYLGPESIRYEVEQSLKRLNTGHIDLYQTHWQDQTTPIEETMATLLDLKREGKIRAIGVSNATVEQIEKYRRLGPVDSGQEKYSMLDRGIETGYLPYALKNNIAVLAYSPLAYGLLTGKVAPGRQFPADDIRHNNPRFSEESRKQVLAMLERMRPIAERHDLTLAQLVIAWTVVQPGLTHALVGARNAQQARENAAAGNVTLSREELENLNQIVASQTLAAQR, from the coding sequence ATGGAGTTTCGTCCGTTGGGAGAGTCGGGAATTGAAGCGTCCGTAGTGGGCTTGGGAGCCTGGGCTATCGGCGGATGGATGTGGGGCGGCACAGATGAGCGCAAATCGGTGGAAGCCATCCAGGCATCGATCGACGCCGGCATCAACTTTATAGATACCGCGCCCGCCTACGGCATGGGGCTCTCAGAGACCATCGTGGGAAAGGCGATTGGGGACCGCCGGCAACAGGTGGTGGTCGCGACCAAGTGCGGAATCGTGTGGCATACCGACAAGGGCACACCCTTTATCAGCCAGAACGGGAGGACAATGCACCGCTATCTTGGGCCGGAGTCGATCCGCTATGAAGTGGAGCAGAGCCTGAAGCGGCTCAACACCGGCCACATCGATCTCTACCAGACCCACTGGCAGGACCAGACCACTCCTATTGAAGAGACCATGGCGACGCTGCTGGATCTTAAGCGCGAAGGAAAAATCCGTGCCATCGGTGTATCAAACGCCACGGTAGAGCAGATCGAGAAATACCGGCGTCTTGGTCCGGTGGACTCGGGGCAGGAAAAATACAGCATGCTGGACCGCGGGATCGAGACCGGTTATCTGCCCTATGCACTGAAGAACAATATTGCCGTGCTGGCCTATTCACCGTTGGCATACGGACTGCTAACCGGCAAAGTGGCGCCAGGGCGGCAGTTTCCGGCAGATGACATTCGGCACAACAACCCGAGGTTCAGCGAGGAGTCGAGGAAGCAGGTTCTGGCCATGCTGGAGCGAATGCGACCTATTGCGGAAAGACACGACCTGACACTCGCGCAACTCGTGATTGCCTGGACCGTCGTTCAGCCGGGCCTGACGCACGCGCTGGTGGGAGCCCGCAACGCCCAGCAGGCCCGAGAAAACGCCGCAGCAGGCAACGTTACGCTCTCAAGAGAAGAACTTGAGAATCTCAACCAGATTGTAGCCAGTCAGACCCTCGCGGCACAGCGGTAA
- a CDS encoding glycine C-acetyltransferase, whose protein sequence is MYGRIRDQLTTRLDEIRQAGLYKNERTLTSPQQTRVELQGNKNVLIMCANNYLGLANHPAIVQAAKEALDRWGYGLSSVRFICGKQTIHQQLEEALSRFLGTDDTILYSSCFDANGGLFETLLDAEDAVISDELNHASIIDGIRLCKAERYRYRNGDMSDLEEKLKQAKAEARYALVATDGVFSMDGYVAKLSEICDLAEKYGALVMVDDSHAVGFMGKHGRGTPEHCGVEGRIDIITGTLGKALGGASGGYTTGRREIIDLLRQRSRPYLFSNSVTPSIVAASLKVLDLLQESGELRERLMENTRFFRQQMTALGFSILPGEHPIVPIMIGDAAKATQIADALLQKGVYVIGFSYPVVPQGKARIRVQISAAHTREDLEFAVQCFKEVRASMA, encoded by the coding sequence TTGTACGGAAGGATTCGCGACCAACTCACAACACGTCTGGACGAAATCCGGCAGGCCGGTCTGTACAAGAATGAGAGAACGCTGACGTCCCCGCAGCAGACGCGAGTGGAATTGCAGGGCAACAAAAACGTGCTGATCATGTGCGCCAACAATTACCTGGGTCTGGCGAACCATCCGGCCATTGTGCAGGCGGCGAAGGAGGCTCTCGACCGCTGGGGCTACGGCCTCTCGTCGGTCCGTTTTATTTGCGGCAAGCAAACAATCCACCAGCAACTGGAAGAGGCGCTGAGCCGGTTTCTTGGGACCGATGACACCATTCTTTACAGTTCATGCTTTGACGCCAACGGCGGACTGTTTGAAACGCTGCTGGATGCCGAAGACGCCGTTATTTCCGACGAACTAAATCATGCCAGCATCATCGACGGCATCCGGTTGTGTAAAGCAGAGCGGTATCGCTATCGTAACGGCGACATGAGCGACCTGGAAGAGAAATTGAAACAGGCGAAGGCGGAGGCACGGTACGCGCTGGTGGCGACTGACGGTGTCTTCTCCATGGACGGTTACGTGGCGAAACTCAGCGAGATCTGCGATCTGGCGGAAAAATACGGCGCGCTGGTGATGGTGGATGATTCGCACGCCGTGGGATTCATGGGCAAGCACGGGCGAGGAACTCCGGAACATTGCGGCGTGGAGGGCCGGATAGACATCATTACGGGAACGCTGGGCAAAGCCCTGGGTGGCGCGAGTGGCGGCTACACCACGGGACGCAGGGAAATTATTGACCTGCTGAGACAGCGCTCGAGGCCGTACCTGTTTTCCAATTCCGTCACGCCATCGATTGTTGCTGCATCGCTCAAAGTGCTGGACCTGCTGCAGGAATCAGGAGAGCTGCGCGAGCGATTGATGGAGAACACGCGCTTCTTCCGCCAGCAGATGACGGCACTGGGGTTTTCCATCCTGCCGGGAGAGCACCCGATTGTGCCCATCATGATCGGCGACGCCGCCAAAGCAACACAGATAGCCGACGCGCTGCTCCAGAAGGGCGTCTACGTGATCGGCTTCTCGTATCCTGTGGTGCCTCAGGGCAAAGCGCGCATCCGCGTGCAGATTTCCGCCGCGCATACCCGCGAAGACCTGGAATTCGCTGTCCAGTGCTTCAAGGAAGTACGGGCCTCGATGGCGTAA
- a CDS encoding L-threonine 3-dehydrogenase, with protein MKALVKSRADKGLWVEDVPKPVIGINDVLIRVQLTGICGTDLHIYEWDDWAKKAIPVPLVIGHEFVGEIAEVGSNVTDFEPGMTVSGEGHVVCGRCRNCLAGRRHLCAHSKGVGVGRPGAFAEYISLPMANIWRHNPIVPLEIASIFDPFGNAVHTALQFPVLGEDVLITGAGPIGLMAAAVARHAGARFVVISDLISERLKLAEKMGVTRAVDPRETPLSQVQKELGMQEGFDVGLEMSGNPAAFRSMLSNMSHGGKIAMLGIPNQETSINWNEVIFNMLTIRGIYGREMYETWYKMTVMLESGLDIKPVITHRLKWQEYEKGFEAMRTGNCGKVILDWRT; from the coding sequence ATGAAAGCACTGGTAAAGAGCCGGGCAGATAAAGGCCTTTGGGTTGAAGATGTTCCCAAACCGGTGATTGGGATTAACGACGTCCTGATCCGCGTGCAATTGACCGGCATCTGCGGCACCGATCTGCATATTTATGAATGGGACGACTGGGCCAAAAAGGCGATTCCCGTGCCGCTCGTGATAGGTCACGAATTTGTCGGCGAGATTGCGGAGGTGGGATCGAACGTCACCGACTTTGAGCCCGGAATGACCGTGAGCGGCGAGGGCCACGTGGTTTGCGGGCGCTGCCGGAACTGCCTGGCTGGTCGCCGACACCTGTGCGCGCATTCCAAGGGCGTTGGGGTCGGCCGGCCTGGCGCCTTTGCCGAATATATTTCACTGCCGATGGCCAACATCTGGCGGCACAATCCCATTGTTCCGCTGGAAATCGCCTCGATTTTTGATCCCTTCGGCAACGCGGTCCACACGGCGCTGCAATTCCCTGTGCTCGGTGAGGACGTATTGATCACAGGCGCAGGTCCCATCGGGTTGATGGCGGCGGCAGTGGCGCGCCATGCCGGAGCGCGCTTTGTGGTGATCTCAGACCTGATTTCGGAGCGTCTGAAGCTGGCGGAAAAGATGGGTGTGACCCGAGCCGTCGATCCCAGGGAGACGCCCCTCAGTCAAGTGCAGAAAGAGCTGGGTATGCAGGAAGGATTTGACGTTGGGCTTGAAATGTCCGGCAATCCGGCGGCCTTTCGCAGCATGCTCAGCAACATGAGCCACGGAGGCAAGATCGCCATGCTCGGCATACCCAACCAGGAGACGTCTATCAACTGGAACGAGGTGATCTTCAACATGCTGACCATCAGGGGCATCTACGGCCGCGAGATGTACGAGACATGGTACAAAATGACTGTGATGCTGGAATCGGGCCTGGACATCAAGCCCGTCATTACGCACCGTCTCAAGTGGCAGGAATACGAAAAAGGTTTTGAGGCCATGCGGACTGGCAATTGCGGGAAGGTTATTCTGGATTGGAGGACATAA